The following are encoded together in the Oncorhynchus kisutch isolate 150728-3 linkage group LG8, Okis_V2, whole genome shotgun sequence genome:
- the LOC109895091 gene encoding beta-crystallin B3-like yields the protein MSEQQSAPEQLAAGKSQGGAGATYKVVLFEFENFQGRKVEFSAECKDVSEKGLEKVGSVLVESGPWVGYDRQGFAGEQFVLEKGEYPRWDTWTNSQYSYSFWSMRPLKVDSAEHKLHLFESPGFTGKKMEIVDDDVPSLWGHGFQDRVASVKALNGTWVGYMYPGYRGRQYVFERGDFKHWNDWDSPAPQIQSVRRVRDMQWHKRGCFTIPAPTPDPAPAPAPAPAPAPEPPAPPAAAGAS from the exons ATGTCGGAGCAGCAGAGCGCCCCTGAACAACTGGCTGCAGGGAAGAGCCAGGGTGGAGCAGGAGCCACTTACAAG GTGGTGCTGTTTGAATTTGAGAATTTCCAGGGTCGCAAGGTTGAGTTTTCTGCCGAGTGTAAAGATGTTTCAGAGAAGGGCTTGGAGAAGGTGGGCTCTGTGCTGGTTGAGTCTGGCCC aTGGGTGGGGTATGACCGCCAGGGGTTTGCAGGTGAGCAGTTTGTCCTGGAGAAAGGAGAGTATCCACGCTGGGACACCTGGACCAACAGCCAGTACAGCTATTCTTTCTGGTCCATGCGGCCTCTCAAAGTG GATAGTGCCGAACACAAGCTCCATCTGTTTGAGAGCCCAGGCTTCACTGGTAAAAAGATGGAGATTGTTGATGATGACGTTCCCAGTTTGTGGGGACATGGTTTCCAAGATCGCGTAGCAAGTGTCAAGGCTCTCAACGGAAC ATGGGTTGGCTACATGTACCCAGGCTACAGGGGACGGCAGTATGTGTTTGAGCGTGGAGACTTCAAGCACTGGAACGACTGGGATTCCCCTGCACCACAGATCCAGTCTGTCCGACGTGTGCGTGACATGCAGTGGCACAAGAGGGGGTGTTTCACCATCCCTGCTCCTACCCCTGACCCAGCTCCTGCCCccgcccctgcccctgccccagcACCTGAACCCCCTGCCCCCCCTGCCGCCGCTGGGGCCAGTTGA
- the LOC109895797 gene encoding beta-crystallin B2-like gives MATDHQKPASKQQQPGTSAFKLTIYEQENFQGPCHELTGPCNNLQEAGVEKVGSILVLCGPWVGYEQANCKGEQYVFEKGEYPRWDSWTNSRRSDNIFAFRPIKVDSQEHKIVLYENPSFAGKKIEIIDDDVPSFHAHGYQEKVSSVRVQSGTWVGYQYPGYRGYQYLFEKGEYKDSAEFGAQFPQIQSVRRIRDMQWHQRGAFHPAAGAN, from the exons ATGGCCACAGACCACCAGAAACCTGCATCCAAGCAGCAGCAGCCAGGCACTAGTGCTTTcaag TTGACCATCTATGAACAGGAGAACTTCCAGGGGCCTTGCCATGAGCTGACTGGTCCCTGTAACAACCTCCAGGAAGCAGGCGTGGAGAAAGTGGGCTCCATACTGGTGCTGTGTGGACC ATGGGTGGGATACGAGCAGGCTAACTGTAAGGGGGAGCAGTATGTGTTTGAGAAGGGGGAGTATCCTCGCTGGGATTCCTGGACCAACAGCAGACGTAGCGACAACATCTTTGCATTCCGCCCCATTAAAGTG GACAGCCAGGAGCACAAGATTGTCCTTTATGAAAACCCCAGTTTTGCGGGGAAGAAGATCGAGATCATAGATGATGATGTCCCCAGCTTCCACGCACACGGATATCAAGAGAAGGTCTCCTCTGTCAGAGTTCAGAGTGGCAC TTGGGTGGGGTACCAGTATCCTGGCTACAGAGGCTATCAGTACCTGTTTGAAAAGGGTGAATACAAGGACAGTGCTGAGTTTGGTGCCCAGTTCCCTCAGATCCAGTCTGTCAGGCGCATCCGAGACATGCAGTGGCACCAGAGGGGAGCTTTTCACCCTGCCGCCGGCGCCAACTAA
- the ctu1 gene encoding cytoplasmic tRNA 2-thiolation protein 1 → MPVLCSSCAEKRAVLKRPKTAHSLCKECFFWAFEEEVHQTIVSAQLFKHGETVGIGASGGKDSTVLAHVMKVLNERYNYGLKLLLLSVDEGITGYRDDSLETVKRNQQQYELPLKIVSYEELYGWTMDAIVKQVGLKNNCTFCGVFRRQALDRGAMMLKVDKICTGHNADDVAETVLMNVLRGDIARLRRCTAISTASEGEGVVPRCKPLKYAYEKEIVLYAYFKKLDYFSTECIYSPNAYRGHARTFLKDLEAVRPSAIMDVIHSGENLSVREGVKMPVQGTCGRCGYISSQALCKSCVLLEGLNRGLPRLGIGKHHRLHEKILLQQPLTQEEERKLKAVDF, encoded by the exons ATGCCAGTCCTCTGTAGCAGTTGTGCTGAGAAGCGTGCAGTGCTGAAACGTCCAAAGACGGCCCATTCCCTGTGCAAGGAATGCTTCTTCTGGGCCTTTGAGGAGGAGGTGCATCAGACAATAGTCTCAGCGCAGCTCTTCAAACATGGAGAAACTGTGGGTATTGGTGCCTCGGGTGGGAAGGACTCCACTGTGCTGGCACATGTCATGAAAGTCCTAAATGAGCGCTATAACTACGGCCTGAAACTACTGCTACTGTCAGTGGATGAGGGCATCACAGGTTACCGTGATGACTCCTTGGAGACAGTGAAGAGGAACCAGCAGCAGTATGAGCTGCCTCTGAAGATTGTATCCTATGAGGAGCTGTATGGTTGGACCATGGATGCCATAGTGAAGCAGGTTGGACTGAAGAACAATTGCACTTTCTGTGGAGTGTTCAGAAGGCAGGCGCTGGACAGGGGAGCCATGATGCTGAAGGTTGATAAGATATGTACAG GTCACAACGCTGACGATGTGGCAGAGACAGTTCTGATGAACGTCCTCCGAGGAGACATCGCCCGTCTGCGTCGCTGCACTGCTATAAGCACAGCGAGCGAGGGCGAGGGGGTGGTGCCACGCTGCAAGCCCCTCAAATATGCTTACGAGAAGGAGATTGTCCTCTATGCCTACTTCAAGAAGCTGGACTACTTCTCCACAGAGTGCATCTACTCCCCCAATGCTTACAGAGGCCACGCCCGCACCTTCCTGAAAGACCTGGAGGCTGTGCGGCCCAGCGCCATCATGGACGTCATCCACTCTGGCGAGAACCTGTCAGTGAGGGAGGGCGTGAAGATGCCCGTTCAGGGGACCTGCGGCCGCTGTGGCTACATCTCCAGCCAGGCGCTGTGTAAGTCCTGTGTGCTGCTGGAGGGCCTGAACCGCGGCCTGCCCAGACTAGGAATCGGAAAGCACCACCGTCTCCACGAGAAGATCCTCTTACAGCAGCCTCTGAcccaggaagaggagaggaagctcAAGGCTGTGGACTTCTGA
- the LOC109895795 gene encoding flocculation protein FLO11-like isoform X2: protein MDDLDALLADLESTTSHISKRPVFLSEETPYSFPTGGNSYQDVSVPPPVPPPPSAEALNGSVIDSLHSSQQSLGSAPKSSWSRDSSSPPRSHIEEDHVYSFPNKQKSADPSAGAMSSPLGSNLSELDRLLLELNAVQQNSPSFPTTEETAPPLPSCSITNYVQQNGGPPDIMVSPPVQEKPKQNGTRVVEDGRPTVESLLDELEGSVPNPSPSVLHSELDSPSQQQARISASCATRELDELMASLSDFKLDQAEISPSCTLEVHPHPCTPSSPVAAAPSPLLSSQPACDSPLLSLPDWELHIEEEGGGAVSSPHPSLSSPPPATVTFQSPLFFAESEPEAFIDVSATMLSSHQKSLVVLNHSKPSPSTDTSPPNAARPSLTSASTTLDQNPLKSPSPSLERGITPPSVTKSPSPLTDMDLSLSTPTTTKSLSPVPFSYSKSPTPLTASKAPSPSLVTYPKAPPPPALTSPMISRRVLQPVPAAEPSLDEALDKLLAMRLAKIENDKVPMEAPRLKREVVHEKCIMPLDRSEVQPDTTGSTRDGARTGDEASTHEGTFTREGSVISGHVDGYRELMDWADVELNMCLQDGLDGGMTPNTERPYTDGSMTPTTEASWMDESLDGSSCPGTPDASLDLPLLQQATVDRVSASGHVWDCPHRHTVLDLHKHTQKQQSGLGRLLSKCNLLVTTYLSKIVIGYFWITLPLRGIKRQRIHPKAFGVSS, encoded by the exons ATGGACGATTTAG ACGCTTTGTTGGCGGACCTGGAATCCACGACATCCCACATTTCCAAGCGTCCTGTGTTCCTGTCTGAGGAAACCCCCTACTCTTTCCCCACCGGGGGAAACTCCTACCAGGATGTGTCAGTCCCTCCCCCGGTGCCGCCCCCTCCCTCCGCTGAGGCTCTGAATGGCTCTGTGATTgactccctccactcctcccaacAG TCCTTGGGTTCAGCTCCAAAGAGCTCATGGTCCAGGGACAGTAGCAGCCCGCCCCGGTCCCACATTGAAGAGGACCACGTGTACAG tTTCCCTAACAAACAGAAGTCTGCTGACCCATCTGCGGGAGCCATGAGTTCCCCGCTAGGCAGTAACCTGTCAGAGCTAGACCGGCTGCTCCTGGAGCTCAATGCTGTCCAGCAgaactctccctctttccccaccACAG AGGAAACCGCCCCACCCCTGCCATCCTGCAGCATTACCAACTATGTGCAGCAGAACGGGGGGCCCCCTGACATCATGGTGAGCCCTCCCGTTCAGGAGAAGCCCAAACAGAATGGGACCAGGGTGGTGGAAGATGGCCGGCCCACAGTGGAGAGTCTGCTGGATGAGCTGGAGGGTTCTGTACCCAATCCCAG CCCCTCTGTTCTTCACAGTGAGCTGGACTCTCCCTCTCAGCAGCAGGCCAGAATCTCAGCATCCTGTGCTACACGCGAGCTTGACGAGCTCATGGCCTCCCTGTCCGACTTCAAG CTGGATCAAGCAGAAATCTCCCCCAGCTGCACTCTGGAGGTCCATCCTCATCCATGTACCCCCTCCTCCCCTGTTGCAGctgccccctcccccctcctttcctctcaacCTGCCTGTGACTCCCCTCTCTTATCACTGCCTGACTGGGAGCTGCACATAGAGGAGGAAGGTGGCGGGGCAGTGTCCTCTCCACATCCCTCATTATCAAGCCCTCCCCCAGCAACTGTAACCTTCCAGAGCCCTCTGTTCTTTGCAGAGAGTGAACCAGAAGCCTTCATCGACGTCTCTGCCACCATGCTGTCCTCTCATCAGAAGTCCTTGGTAGTTCTCAACCACTCCAAACCTTCACCTAGCACAGACACCAGTCCTCCCAATGCTGCTAGACCATCACTCACCTCAGCCAGCACCACGCTGGACCAGAACCCCTTAAAATCCCCTAGTCCGTCTCTAGAACGTGGCATAACTCCTCCCTCTGTTACCAAAAGCCCCAGTCCCCTAACTGACATGGATCTAAGTTTATCGACTCCAACTACTACTAAGAGCCTTAGTCCTGTTCCTTTCTCTTACTCCAAGTCCCCTACTCCTCTCACTGCTTCGAAAGCCCCCTCACCATCTCTGGTCACATATCCCAAGGCTCCCCCTCCCCCAGCTCTCACTAGCCCCATGATCTCAAGGAGAGTTCTGCagccagtccctgcagctgagcCCTCTCTGGATGAAGCCCTGGATAAGCTGCTGGCCATGCGTTTGGCCAAGATTGAGAACGATAAAGTCCCTATGGAGGCACCTCGGCTGAAGCGGGAGGTGGTGCATGAGAAGTGCATCATGCCCTTAGACAGAAGCGAGGTGCAGCCGGACACCACCGGAAGTACCCGGGACGGGGCAAGAACCGGGGACGAGGCAAGTACCCATGAAGGGACATTTACCCGGGAAGGGTCAGTAATAAGTGGACATGTTGATGGGTATAGGGAGCTCATGGACTGGGCCGATGTGGAGCTGAACATGTGTCTCCAAGATGGACTGGATGGTGGTATGACTCCAAATACAGAGAGACCTTATACAGATGGGAGCATGACCCCGACGACTGAGGCCAGCTGGATGGATGAGTCCCTGGATGGCTCCTCCTGCCCTGGGACTCCTGATGCTTCCCTGGACCTGCCTCTGCTGCAGCAGGCCACTGTGGACAGGGTCTCAGCATCTGGACATGTATGGGACTGCCCTCACCGCCACACTGTTTTGGatctgcacaaacacacacagaaacaacagtcagggttgggtaggttactttcgaAATGTAATCTATTAGTTACTACTTACCTATCCAAAATTGTAATCGgatacttttggattactttgcCCTTAAGAGGCATTAAAAGACAAAGGATCCATCCAAaagcatttggtgtgtcatcatag